The genomic interval cccatgcctttcgctcaagcgattacagacacgcctatccccgccagtgtggtacctgtgaaggctgtttttaccggtgTGGAAGACcttgaggcacatctcaccacgttccatacgcagatgatgtttTCAGGAGGGTCAGATGCTGtgtattgtaagatgttcgtgagcacactccaggggacggcgctggaatggtttgtgagcctgcctacaggtcacataaccaacttccaacagttttcgaagatcttcgtcgagcagtacatcgtgaacaaggcaccgcccagggtgtcttatgatttgttcgacataaggcagtatcagggagagtccctcagggactacctgaatcgttttggggcgcagatggtccgctcgccagccaaagacgaagaaatgctggtctacgcgttcaagaagggcgtgctgccgggaccattctgcgaggcattgatcagggctcaccccgccacatttgctgaggtcaggcgacttgcggtggcccacatcgccgatgaaagtgaggtcgccgagaagagaggaagcgtggctcctgctaggccacgtgcccaaaccaggatccagccacagagggtgctggagacagcggcggccaagagggatcagaggactcgccatccttatgatccaaggaagaacaagggcaggggcccagggcgccctcaaccagcacgccgggagtacaatcgcccgccgaagcacaagtttgtcatgggattggcggacctgatcgccattcccaatatatcagctaggctgaaggtgcccgagaaggtgggcgacaaggtgttgggaccaaagccagacgcctggtgcgagttccaccagggctttggccacaccgtggactcatgcttggctttaggataccagctcgacgatctggtcaagagcgggttcctaaatgattacttgctggatagaaggacggggggcgcgtcgagctcccaaccagcaggtggtgaggctcagcagcatgagatgcccacccacggagagatccacaccattgcaggaggtttctcgggtggtggatgcaccgcgtcacagaggaagaggtatgcgaggtctgtgatgacggtggatatgtttgaggaccactcgccggatgtggacattacgttcacaaagcgagatcttcgggacgttgtgcctcacgacaacaaCCCCATAGTAATATCGctgattacggcgggaaggaaggtccacagggttctggtggaccaaggaagctcggcggacgtgatgttctggctgactttcacgcagttggagctaccccttgaccagctgaggccctatggagggtgcttgtatggcttcgctggtgatcaggtggaggtcagggggtatattgagttgaggactacgtttacggatgaggcgggctcgagaacagagaaaatcaagtaccttgtcgtgaacgctccttcagcatacaacattctgttgggaagacccacgctcaacagaataggcgctataccctcgacccggcacatgaaggtaaagctgtcatctatggagggggtggtgatcaccatcaaatccgactagaaagaaacaaagaagtgctatgaaaatagcctgaagaacaagaggtccgtgagttacgtgacaaccaccccgcctcccggtgtgaagcccaggccgacggtaatggaggagaccgccggaagtgacgtggtgatggtggatgctgagctgggggaggggaacacCGGTCTAGAGGAAgaggaggcgaggaatcgccctgaggaagcgagggagctgggaatcgccagggcggtgatcgccagagagaccagaccgaaacccgtcgagcagtggctcgaaaggaagatcgggggaaagatcttcaagctaggaagatctctggaggctgagctccaggaccagatcgccaaggtgatagagcggcatctggatgcgttcgcatggtccgcctcggacatgcccgggattgatcccgacttcttatgccatcatttggcgatggacaaccaggtcagaccagtacgacagaggaggaggaaattcaacgaggagagaaggcagacgatcagggatgaaacgcagaagctcctcgctgcaggccatattagggaagtccagtaccctgagtggctagctaatgtcgtgctggtaaagaagagcaatgggaaatggcgcatgtgcgtcgatttcaccgatctgaacaaggtctgcccaaaggattcgtatcctttgccgagcatagacgccctggttggcagtgctgcagggtgtaagttgctgagttttctggatgccttctcggggtacaaccagataaagatgcatcccatggacgaagagaagactgccttcatgaccgagagatcgtgctactgctacaaggtgatgccatttgggctgaagaacgcgggggccacgtaccagaggttgatggatcgggtacttgcaccaatgctgggaaggaatgtgcaagcctacgtagatgacatggtcgtgacctcgccggagaagagcaagcacgttgcggacttggaggaattgtttactacgatcgccaagttcaggttaaagctgaatcctgagaagtgcatcttcggcgtggaggctgggaagtttttggggttccttttgactgaaagaggaatagaagccaaccctgataagtgtgctgccatcttggcgatgaggagcccggccaccgtgaaggaagtgcagcagcttacaggtcggatggccgccctgtctcgctttgTGTCAGCCAGcggggagaagggccatccgtattttcagtgtttaaggcggaacaacaagtttacctggacgaaggagtgtgaagaggccttcgtcaagcttaagtagtacctggcgagcccgccggttttgtgcaaaccgctggtggggacccctctcaggttgtatttcgctgtgactgagagggcggtgagtgcggtgctcgcccaagaccaagatcgggctcaaaagcctatttattttgttagtaaggtgctgcagggcccggaaGTAAGATATcaagccttggagaaagctgcccTAACAGTAGTtttttcggcgagaaggttacgccactatttccacagcttcacgatactggtgatgaccgacttgcccatccagaaggtcctgaagaagcccgacgtcgccgggaggatggtgaagtgggcggtggagctgtcggagttcgatattaagtatgagccccgaggtccgattaagggacagatcttcgcggatttcgtggttgagctctcatctgaATCGACACGAGTGGagggggatgactttcgttgggtccTCTccgtggacggatcgtcgaaccagcagggtagcggtgcaggagtcatcttggaagggcccaacggcgtgctgattgaacaatccctgaggtttgccttcaaagccaacaacaaccaagcagagtatgaggcgctgatcgccggaatcttgctggccaaggagatgggggctagggtgttgatggctaagagtgactcactgttggtcacgggacaagtaacaatcgagttccaggctaaagatccacaaatggcggcttacctggagtatgtgcaggaattgaagagttcctttgtctcctttgaagtggtgcatgtgcccagagagcagaatgcccgagctgacttgctagccaagctcgccagttcaggcaaggggggtaggcagaggacggtgatccaagaaaccctgaagacgcccagagcatttgtggcagatcacctggttcttcagataagcaaatcgacggagaaagcggcgaggagtcacaggtctttgactcaggagaccttgaggtcgccaagaataagagcgtgtcggggagagaaggtgaacataaCGCAGGTCTACgcgacccatgagccagacacctgggtaacacagtacaagcgatgcctggcagatggccttctcccgctagatccgacggaggctaggaagataaagaagaattctagcaagttcacaatgattgatggcgagctgtataggtttgggttcacacacccactcctggaatgtgtgcacggagagagatgtacaagaatcatggccgagctccatgaagggatttgcgggagccacgtcgggggtcgagctctagccgcaagaaccctccgtgcaggttactattggcatacgatgagagaagactgcaagaagtacgcacagtgttgcaagcagtgtcagaaacacgccgattggcacaaggcgccccccgaggagttgaaatcgatttacagcccttggtcgtttcacacatgggggatcgatattctgggaccctttccattggcgatcaggcagatgaagtacctggtggtggcgattgagtatttcaccaagtggatcgaagcagagccagtggcccagatcaccgcgcacaagatcgagagctttgtgtggaagaacatcgtgtgctggtttggtgtgcccaaacgcctggtgtcagataacggaacccagtttgcaagtcacctgttgaagaagctgtgcgaaggggtgggaattcaacaagtgtttgcatctgtcgagcaccctcaaacgaatggccaagtagagtcagccaatcgggtattgctaagaggtttgaagagaaggctcgagaaagccaaaggaagttgggctgaagaggtgccccgtatagtttgggcgtaccacaccaccgagcagttaggaacccatgagacccctttcagcctggtctatggatgcaacgcgatgattccagtagaaatccaagaAAGCTCGTCGAggttccagaactttgtagcagaagactcgaatgaggaaagaaggctgaatctggatttgctggatgaggtcagggaggaggcgagagtgaaggctgaggcggtgaaaagaaggatttaacgaaggtataactcgaaggtgatgccaaggcagtttagagaaggcgacctggtgatgaggaaggcccaccagtacgagatggagaacaagctgtcgcctaagtggacgggaccgttcaggataaccgaggcgctcgggaacggcgcctaccgcttagaaacgctggaaggaggggcgattcctcgcacttggaacgccacgcacctcaagttatattacagttaaaagcgttgtaagtaaaaacgaacgTATAGAGTTTGcgaagctttctgttaaaacagtttgaagggggcactcttttttccctaaggagggtttttaatgacgccacccaataaagaaaagttttcgaagcttaaagttgttttagattgcatacCTGTCGTTATAGtgaaagttttgaaaaagaccttgtcgcttatacgtgatttaaggcgagttttgaagttatgtcgcatgctttctaaaaaagcttctaagtccccatcgttttcggcgattggcggcaccaattaaagtttaaagtcctcatcgtctttaggcgatcggaggcaccagataaagacctcaacgccctcgcgcgttctgaggcgagaaaaagataaagacctcctcgccgacgagcgagcgcaggcgagttagaataaaaagtcctcagtgcttccagaggggAAAAGATGTAACCTCTgaggcaatgtagaggcaccagtaaaaagtcctcagtgcttctagaggggagaagatgtaacctctgaggcaatgtagaggcaccagtgaaaagtcctcagtgtttctgggggagagaagatgtaacccctggggcaatgtagaggcacgagttaaagaccttctcgccgatgagcgagttcaggcgagttaaagaccttctcgccgtcaagcgagttcaggcaagataaaatccttctcgtctcgagcgagttcaggtacggtgtagagggtggaagaagtttaaaggataactaaggtaggttcgaagagaacgcttAGCTATCTGGCTTGGCACTCTGAAGGTCAGGGGAAGTAgaggaggatccgaaaggcgcctctacccctaGATGAGGGAataatggccaagttgtgaaagCAAGAGGATgctggtatcgccaagactctttggcgaccaggagaaagTCAAGCAGTGGCAGAAGCcaaggcccgttttgataaggcagatcaggtGAGCTGTGTTTAAGTTATTAGTTGGGTTGAAGCTTGTTATTTGAAAGGTGATTTCGCGCTGAGGTTCGTTACCTTAAGATCGCAAGTTGTTAGAATGTTATCGTTCGAAATTTAATGGTTTGGAGCAGTTAGTATACAATTGCGCTCACGAAGTTGCTAAGACTCTTTCGTCTAAGAGATTTGTACAAGGAAAATAAAAGTTAACAAAGGGATTATGTACAGAGACGGGAAATGTCATAACATAAGTATATCGGTTCAAATTGCATATACAAGGGAGGAAATTTTTTGCAAGTAAATTGTGAAAGAGAGAAACTGAGGAATAagtggatggagggaatcagctagtcttcagaaggaatgATCTTCCAGTtcaccacttcattgttcagcgacaccatggaaAGATCCAAGTCAGGGTATTGGCAGGCGAactgctccagggcggcgtcaaacccagcagcgaggatttgggcagagctcagctcgagttcttcaatctgcttcttgagcccctcgttctgctgtttTAGTTCTTTAGCCctctcccgagcttgaagaaggtcttcagtaaccctcTTGTTCTCCGCCTGCGCTTGGaccagctctgcggcgatccCTTCTTTTTCCTCTTTGACCTCGACAagtttggccatggtgtcgtctctctctttttcaacctttcccaggaagacctccctatctactgacctcttctcaaggttttctaccttggctgcatcggCTTTGATCGACGCTTCCAGGTCggccaccttgagacggtaggggaccagcttgctctccagctcgatcttctcttgagctaagagctgcaccttatggcgtagatcggtggcctccttacgCGCCATCCGCAGttcggtgctcatagcatcctcTACTCGCGAATGGTCGATCTCCGCCAGCATTaggttgcaggacaacttctccgcctcgatccttatcaggcggttctcctcttggagcacggagatgtcatcctggagtttcttgctggaactctccacagcttgtgatatgatggagggaaaatcctctgccatcatcttgagttttgctgagaagggttcccacactcTCTTGACCACGagggagaggtttgcttgtggaaGCACTGGGGGAGCCTGttgctggttctcgccaccaccttc from Phaseolus vulgaris cultivar G19833 chromosome 1, P. vulgaris v2.0, whole genome shotgun sequence carries:
- the LOC137815691 gene encoding uncharacterized protein — its product is MARKEATDLRHKVQLLAQEKIELESKLVPYRLKVADLEASIKADAAKVENLEKRSVDREVFLGKVEKERDDTMAKLVEVKEEKEGIAAELVQAQAENKRVTEDLLQARERAKELKQQNEGLKKQIEELELSSAQILAAGFDAALEQFACQYPDLDLSMVSLNNEVVNWKIIPSED